From a region of the Pseudomonadaceae bacterium SI-3 genome:
- a CDS encoding beta-glucosidase produces the protein MHQPTLFKSFFLGGFECSNHRRSDGRRLDLLAATGHDRWAAHDYAVLHRHGLHTVRDGLRWHLIEPTPGQYDWSSFLPMLQAARRQGTQVIWDLCHYGWPDDIDIWRPQFVERFARYAAAAAQLIKDETDTVPFYAPLNEISFWAWAGGDEAYFNPMARGRGFELKHQLVRATIAAMQAIREVEPRARFIQVEPAIHVVAPNDRPGPQREAERYRQSQFEAWDMLCGELWPGLGGAPEYLDLLGVNYYPDNQWYHGAGNTIGRDSPDYRPFKGILSEIAQRYKRPIVIAETGAEGDVRGDWLRYVSEQAGLAMQRGVPVEGICLYPVVDYPGWTDDRHCPVGLLGFADKNGNRCVHQGLADELRLQQARFSHSSPASNIAEALS, from the coding sequence ATGCATCAGCCGACGCTGTTCAAAAGCTTTTTCCTCGGCGGTTTCGAATGCTCGAACCATCGTCGCAGCGACGGCCGCCGCCTGGACCTGCTGGCCGCCACCGGGCATGACCGCTGGGCCGCCCATGATTACGCGGTGCTGCATCGACATGGCTTGCACACCGTGCGTGACGGCCTGCGCTGGCACCTGATCGAACCGACGCCCGGGCAATACGACTGGTCAAGCTTCCTGCCGATGCTGCAGGCGGCCCGACGCCAGGGCACCCAGGTGATCTGGGATCTGTGCCACTACGGCTGGCCGGACGACATAGACATCTGGCGACCGCAGTTCGTCGAGCGCTTTGCCCGCTATGCTGCCGCGGCTGCGCAGTTGATCAAGGACGAGACCGATACGGTGCCGTTCTACGCGCCGTTGAACGAGATTTCCTTCTGGGCCTGGGCTGGCGGCGACGAGGCCTACTTTAACCCGATGGCACGCGGCCGTGGCTTTGAGCTCAAGCATCAGCTGGTGCGCGCCACCATCGCCGCGATGCAGGCGATCCGCGAGGTTGAACCGCGGGCGCGTTTTATTCAGGTCGAACCGGCCATTCACGTCGTCGCGCCGAATGATCGGCCCGGCCCGCAGCGCGAGGCCGAGCGCTACCGTCAATCGCAGTTCGAGGCCTGGGACATGCTCTGCGGCGAACTCTGGCCGGGCCTCGGCGGCGCCCCGGAATACCTTGATCTGCTCGGCGTGAACTATTACCCCGACAACCAGTGGTATCACGGCGCAGGTAATACCATCGGCCGGGACAGCCCAGACTACCGTCCTTTCAAAGGCATCCTCAGCGAGATCGCGCAGCGCTACAAACGGCCGATCGTGATCGCCGAAACCGGCGCCGAAGGCGATGTGCGCGGCGACTGGCTGCGCTACGTCAGCGAGCAGGCCGGGCTGGCGATGCAGCGTGGCGTGCCGGTGGAAGGTATCTGCCTGTACCCGGTGGTGGATTACCCGGGCTGGACCGACGACCGCCACTGCCCGGTGGGGCTGTTGGGTTTTGCGGACAAAAACGGCAACCGTTGTGTTCACCAAGGGCTGGCCGATGAGCTGCGGCTGCAGCAGGCGCGCTTCAGCCACTCGAGTCCGGCTTCGAACATCGCTGAAGCCTTGTCATGA
- a CDS encoding ABC transporter, translating to MNAPALRKPPLVPLLPDRPVAFLWHYVCARPWHFGGLLLLIVGAATCAVAVQYGMKLLVDAMAQGSSNRGAADVWFPLGLFIGLIVVENVFWRLGGWIGCRTVVASMVDIRVDLFKHLTGHPMRYFTEHFAGSLGNRISALGQAAGAIYGGLVWKIVPPIVDFIGAVVVLLTVDWRMAVVLILFVAIVAVLITGFGIRGRAKHQRFAAQSARVGGELVDAVSNVWTIKAFSARDREAERLANEIGYEAKAQRRSWMYLEKARVIHDICLSLMAGGMLVWAITLWVDGSVTAGDVVLVSALTFRILHGSRDLALALVDTTQQIGAIDDTLRIIVQPHGLEDSETLLLLAEGDITFEDISFGYPKRGIIFEHLNLHIPAGQKVGVVGPSGAGKSTLIQLLQRLDDVQAGRILIDGQDVRSVSQNSLREKIAVVPQETALFNRTIRENIRYGRPDATDGEVEEAARQAFCDAFIRELPQGYDTLVGERGVMLSGGQRQRLGIARAFLKDAPILILDEATSALDTQSEGEIQAALNNLVHNRTVVAVAHRLSTLASFDRIIVLRNGLIIEDGAPMELRSRGGAFEALWRMQAEGFKHEPDPAV from the coding sequence ATGAACGCCCCGGCACTGCGCAAGCCGCCCCTGGTGCCGCTCCTGCCGGATCGGCCGGTCGCCTTCTTGTGGCACTACGTTTGCGCGCGGCCCTGGCATTTCGGCGGCTTGCTGCTGCTGATCGTCGGTGCAGCGACCTGCGCGGTGGCGGTGCAGTACGGCATGAAGCTGCTGGTCGACGCCATGGCGCAGGGCAGCTCCAACCGGGGCGCCGCCGATGTGTGGTTTCCGCTGGGGCTGTTCATCGGCCTGATCGTCGTTGAAAACGTGTTCTGGCGTCTCGGCGGCTGGATCGGCTGCCGAACAGTCGTGGCGAGCATGGTGGATATCCGCGTAGACCTGTTCAAACACCTGACCGGTCACCCCATGCGCTACTTCACCGAGCATTTCGCCGGTTCGCTGGGCAATCGGATCTCGGCGCTGGGCCAGGCAGCTGGGGCGATCTATGGCGGTCTGGTCTGGAAGATCGTGCCGCCCATCGTCGACTTCATCGGGGCGGTGGTGGTGCTGCTGACCGTCGATTGGCGCATGGCGGTTGTGCTGATCCTGTTCGTGGCCATCGTCGCGGTACTGATCACCGGGTTCGGTATTCGGGGCCGCGCCAAGCATCAACGCTTCGCCGCGCAATCGGCGCGGGTTGGCGGCGAGCTGGTCGATGCGGTGTCCAACGTCTGGACGATCAAGGCGTTTTCCGCACGCGACCGTGAAGCGGAACGCCTGGCCAACGAGATCGGCTACGAAGCCAAGGCCCAGCGGCGCAGCTGGATGTATCTGGAAAAGGCCCGCGTTATCCACGACATCTGCCTGTCGCTGATGGCCGGGGGCATGCTGGTCTGGGCAATCACTTTATGGGTGGACGGCTCGGTGACCGCCGGCGACGTGGTGCTGGTCAGCGCGCTGACCTTCCGTATCCTGCATGGCTCGCGTGATCTGGCCTTGGCCTTGGTGGATACCACGCAGCAGATCGGCGCCATCGACGACACCCTGCGCATCATCGTCCAGCCGCACGGCCTTGAAGACTCCGAAACCCTGCTGTTGCTGGCTGAAGGGGACATCACCTTCGAGGACATCAGCTTCGGCTATCCGAAGCGCGGCATCATCTTTGAGCATCTCAATCTGCATATCCCGGCTGGGCAGAAGGTCGGCGTGGTCGGGCCGTCTGGGGCGGGCAAGTCGACCCTCATTCAGTTGCTGCAACGCCTGGACGATGTACAGGCCGGGCGCATCCTGATCGACGGTCAGGATGTCCGCTCCGTCAGCCAGAACAGCCTGCGCGAGAAGATCGCGGTGGTGCCGCAAGAGACGGCGCTGTTCAACCGGACGATCCGCGAGAACATCCGCTACGGGCGCCCTGATGCGACCGATGGCGAAGTGGAGGAAGCGGCCCGCCAGGCCTTCTGCGATGCGTTCATCCGCGAACTTCCGCAGGGCTACGACACCCTGGTCGGCGAGCGCGGCGTGATGCTCTCCGGTGGCCAGCGTCAGCGTCTGGGTATCGCTCGGGCGTTCCTCAAGGATGCACCGATCCTGATTCTCGACGAGGCGACCTCAGCGCTGGATACCCAGTCGGAAGGCGAGATCCAGGCGGCGCTGAACAATCTGGTACACAACCGCACCGTGGTCGCCGTCGCCCATCGGCTGTCGACGCTGGCGAGCTTCGATCGGATCATCGTGCTGCGCAACGGGCTGATCATCGAAGACGGCGCACCGATGGAGCTGCGCAGCCGCGGCGGTGCCTTCGAGGCCCTTTGGCGGATGCAGGCCGAGGGCTTCAAACACGAGCCCGATCCGGCGGTATGA
- a CDS encoding KTSC domain-containing protein, which translates to MKRVAVNSSSLRALGYDPDEQALEVKFHNGSLYRYELVPADVVQALLEADSLGRYFNQVFKAQQYPYRRID; encoded by the coding sequence ATGAAGCGAGTCGCGGTGAATTCGAGCAGCCTGCGCGCCTTGGGTTACGACCCGGACGAGCAGGCGCTGGAGGTCAAGTTTCATAACGGTTCACTGTATCGCTACGAGCTGGTGCCCGCCGACGTGGTGCAGGCGCTGCTGGAGGCTGATTCCCTCGGCCGGTATTTCAATCAGGTGTTCAAGGCGCAGCAGTATCCCTATCGGCGCATCGATTAA
- a CDS encoding dodecin flavoprotein → MSDHHTYKKIEIVGSSRNSVDEAIQNGIAEASSKLQNVEWFEVGEIRGHVENGKVGHFQVTMKVGFRLADS, encoded by the coding sequence ATGTCGGATCATCACACGTACAAGAAGATTGAAATCGTCGGTTCTTCGCGCAATAGCGTTGATGAAGCGATTCAGAACGGTATCGCCGAGGCCAGCAGCAAACTGCAGAACGTCGAGTGGTTCGAAGTCGGCGAGATCCGCGGCCATGTCGAAAACGGCAAGGTCGGCCATTTCCAGGTCACCATGAAGGTCGGCTTCCGTCTCGCGGACAGCTGA
- a CDS encoding sodium:proton antiporter codes for MNFLEWMAVLGILLLILALASAYLRWLPVTTSLIYLGFGLLIGQLGVGLWEMEFMHIASWMEHLTEIAVLVSLFVSGLKLRMPLHHRAWRSAYILAGPVMLACIAGVAALCHYLLGLSWGLSVLIGAILAPTDPVLASLVQVNNSRDSDHVRYGLSGEAGFNDGTAFPFVVFGLLLIEQETLASGWVSEWALHRLVWAVPAGLGFGYLLGRLIGKLAIFLRARHADTSMSPNDSLALALIALAYVGAELIGAWGFLAVFAAGLGLRHAEKDAAEESDTPSEELIAHAVPHLAEGGLSPRELPLENEKIAEPKVAAGVMVGDILTFGGQLERSLEVLLVTILGVLVSVHWDWRAVPLALALFVVIRPLSVWLLMPSRYLDRTQRLTVGWFGIRGIGSLYYLSYAVTHGLMPEEAEAIISLVISVVVLSIVLHGLSTQPLLRRYERSRGEAPTDHA; via the coding sequence ATGAATTTTCTTGAATGGATGGCCGTGCTCGGCATCCTGCTGTTGATCCTCGCCCTGGCATCGGCCTACCTGCGCTGGCTGCCTGTCACCACGTCATTGATCTACCTCGGCTTCGGCCTGCTCATCGGCCAGCTCGGCGTCGGCTTGTGGGAGATGGAGTTCATGCACATCGCCAGCTGGATGGAGCACCTCACCGAGATCGCGGTGCTGGTGTCACTGTTTGTCAGCGGCCTTAAACTGCGCATGCCGCTGCATCACCGGGCATGGCGAAGCGCGTACATACTCGCAGGCCCAGTGATGCTCGCCTGCATCGCGGGCGTCGCCGCGCTCTGCCATTACCTGCTCGGGCTCAGCTGGGGTCTCTCGGTATTGATCGGCGCCATCCTCGCCCCCACCGATCCGGTGCTCGCCAGCCTGGTACAGGTAAACAATTCCCGCGACAGCGATCACGTCCGCTACGGCCTGTCCGGCGAAGCCGGCTTCAACGATGGCACCGCCTTCCCGTTCGTCGTGTTCGGCCTGCTGCTGATCGAGCAGGAAACCCTGGCTAGCGGCTGGGTGAGCGAGTGGGCGCTGCATCGGCTGGTTTGGGCCGTACCGGCTGGCCTGGGGTTTGGTTATCTGCTCGGCAGGCTTATCGGCAAGCTGGCGATCTTTCTGCGCGCCCGCCACGCCGATACATCCATGTCGCCGAACGATTCGCTGGCACTTGCGCTGATCGCACTGGCCTACGTCGGCGCCGAGCTGATCGGCGCCTGGGGCTTCCTCGCGGTATTCGCGGCCGGCCTGGGGTTGCGCCATGCGGAGAAGGACGCAGCAGAGGAATCAGATACGCCATCCGAGGAGCTGATCGCCCACGCGGTGCCGCACTTGGCTGAAGGCGGCCTGAGCCCGCGAGAACTGCCGCTGGAAAACGAGAAAATCGCCGAACCCAAGGTCGCCGCAGGTGTGATGGTGGGTGACATCCTGACCTTTGGCGGCCAGCTGGAGCGCAGCCTGGAAGTGCTGTTGGTGACGATTCTTGGTGTGTTGGTCTCGGTGCACTGGGACTGGCGTGCGGTGCCCCTGGCGCTGGCGCTGTTCGTGGTGATCCGGCCGCTAAGCGTATGGCTGCTGATGCCAAGCCGCTACCTGGACCGTACCCAACGCCTGACCGTCGGCTGGTTTGGCATCCGAGGCATCGGCAGCTTGTACTACCTGAGCTACGCGGTCACCCACGGCCTGATGCCAGAAGAGGCCGAAGCGATCATCTCACTGGTGATTTCAGTGGTGGTGTTGAGCATCGTCCTGCACGGCTTGAGCACTCAGCCATTGCTACGACGTTACGAACGCAGCCGCGGCGAGGCGCCGACGGACCACGCCTGA
- a CDS encoding LLM class flavin-dependent oxidoreductase, translating into MSRIEHTRFSTLDLAPIRDDGDAGLALRNSLALAQHVEKLGFERFWVAEHHNMDGIASAATSVLIGYLASGTSRIRLGAGGVMLPNHAPLVVAEQFGTLEALYPGRIELGLGRAPGADQFTAHALRRDRMGSADDFPADVEELQLLLGPRQPNQRVIAMPGMGSNVPIWLLGSSLFSAQLAAAKGLPYAFASHFAPRYMHDAIRLYRENFRPSEVLDKPYVMLGVPLMAADTDEQAEYLATTAYQRILALIRGQSLVLVPPVTSMQGKWLPHEQDAVGSFLGMAMIGGPEKIRARLDVLLEQTQADELIFTCDLYETADRHRAFEILAELR; encoded by the coding sequence ATGTCCCGTATCGAACACACCCGTTTCTCCACCCTGGACCTGGCGCCGATCCGCGATGACGGCGACGCCGGCCTGGCCCTGCGCAACTCGTTGGCCCTGGCGCAGCATGTCGAGAAGCTTGGCTTCGAGCGCTTCTGGGTTGCCGAGCACCACAACATGGACGGCATCGCCAGCGCCGCCACCTCGGTGCTGATCGGTTATCTGGCATCCGGCACCTCGCGGATTCGCCTGGGCGCGGGCGGCGTAATGCTGCCCAACCACGCGCCGCTGGTGGTGGCCGAACAGTTCGGCACGCTGGAGGCGCTCTATCCGGGGCGGATCGAGCTGGGTCTGGGTCGCGCGCCGGGCGCCGACCAGTTCACCGCCCATGCCTTGCGCCGCGACCGCATGGGCAGCGCCGATGACTTCCCGGCGGACGTGGAAGAACTGCAGCTGCTGCTCGGTCCACGCCAGCCCAACCAACGCGTCATCGCCATGCCTGGCATGGGCAGCAATGTCCCGATCTGGCTGCTCGGCTCGAGCCTGTTCAGCGCTCAGCTGGCTGCTGCCAAAGGCCTGCCCTACGCCTTCGCTTCGCATTTCGCGCCGCGTTATATGCACGACGCGATTCGCCTGTACCGCGAGAACTTCCGCCCCTCCGAGGTGCTGGACAAGCCGTACGTCATGCTCGGCGTGCCGCTGATGGCAGCCGACACCGACGAGCAAGCCGAGTACCTGGCGACTACCGCCTATCAGCGCATCCTCGCGCTGATCCGCGGCCAGAGCCTGGTGCTGGTGCCGCCAGTGACGAGCATGCAGGGCAAGTGGCTGCCCCACGAGCAGGACGCCGTCGGCAGCTTCCTCGGCATGGCCATGATCGGTGGTCCGGAAAAGATCCGCGCTCGCCTGGACGTCTTGCTCGAGCAGACTCAGGCCGACGAGCTGATCTTCACCTGCGACCTTTACGAAACCGCCGACCGCCACCGCGCCTTCGAGATCCTCGCCGAGCTACGTTGA
- a CDS encoding aminopeptidase, which produces MSKSKIAAVDNRKRRWVPLLMAVGLSGCSSYYGQLAVGQLELLRQREPIAAIIDNPQSDPLLRQRLTLALQARGFASRALALPDNRSYRVYAELQRPYVMWNLFVAEEFSVAQQTQCFPIAGCVGYRGYYQQGRARGAAALLQAEGYDTLVAGVPAYSTLGWFDDPLLSSMLRWDDDRLAGLIFHELAHQRLYVTDDTAFNESYASFVEREGLRQWRASRGLPPSSDALRDQYADLSRLALATRERLAALYASGLSEPEMRAAKAAELMRMRQAYRRLRDGPWNGDDRFDRWMAQPLNNASLVPFGLYDEWVPAFAALFEQVGGDWPRFHAQVAALGQLPADERKRQLEALR; this is translated from the coding sequence ATGTCGAAGTCGAAAATCGCCGCAGTCGACAACCGCAAGCGGCGTTGGGTTCCCCTGCTGATGGCGGTTGGTCTGAGCGGTTGCAGCAGTTACTACGGGCAACTGGCGGTCGGCCAGCTCGAGTTGCTGCGGCAGCGTGAGCCCATTGCAGCGATCATCGACAACCCGCAAAGCGATCCGCTGTTGCGCCAACGACTGACCCTGGCCCTGCAGGCTAGAGGCTTCGCCAGCCGTGCCTTGGCACTGCCGGACAATCGCAGTTATCGGGTCTACGCCGAGCTCCAGCGGCCTTATGTGATGTGGAATCTGTTCGTTGCTGAGGAGTTTTCCGTGGCGCAGCAGACCCAGTGCTTTCCGATAGCCGGTTGTGTGGGCTATCGCGGTTACTACCAGCAGGGCCGCGCCCGCGGCGCTGCGGCACTGCTGCAAGCCGAGGGCTACGACACGTTGGTGGCCGGCGTGCCGGCTTATTCGACCCTGGGCTGGTTCGACGATCCGCTCCTCAGCTCGATGCTGCGCTGGGACGACGATCGGCTGGCCGGGCTGATTTTCCACGAGTTGGCGCATCAGCGGCTGTATGTCACTGACGATACGGCGTTCAACGAATCCTATGCCTCCTTTGTCGAGCGGGAAGGGCTGCGGCAGTGGCGCGCCAGTCGTGGGCTGCCGCCGTCAAGCGATGCGCTGCGGGATCAATACGCCGACCTCAGCCGGCTGGCGCTGGCGACCCGCGAGCGCTTGGCCGCGCTCTATGCATCCGGTTTGAGCGAACCGGAGATGCGCGCTGCCAAGGCCGCCGAACTCATGCGTATGCGACAGGCCTATCGGCGGCTGAGAGACGGGCCGTGGAACGGCGATGACCGTTTCGATCGCTGGATGGCCCAGCCACTGAACAATGCCAGCCTGGTTCCGTTCGGCCTCTACGATGAATGGGTGCCTGCCTTCGCTGCGTTGTTCGAGCAGGTCGGCGGAGATTGGCCGCGTTTTCACGCCCAAGTCGCTGCCTTGGGCCAACTGCCTGCCGACGAGCGGAAGCGTCAGTTGGAGGCACTTCGCTGA
- a CDS encoding ferritin Dps family protein: MATSAKLGTNFTGVQMSPKDTKRLLDAVNEIQPDVPGDSKGMMLERTSRAEEADRIGSVPVPGSAKGMLKSTFDMALGKSPELLVDKLGERLAFERSGVRMYDAMIAKAKGLETAQSDLVQVLQHIRDEEFEHMNMVAEAIETLGADPTAQTPCADIVGVKSMGVMQVLTDPRTNVAQGINALLTLELEDNAAWELLIELAEAGGHPRIAKGFHKAKAQEDDHVVQIKSLLRKDLLSQVQ, encoded by the coding sequence ATGGCAACTTCAGCAAAACTGGGCACCAATTTCACCGGCGTGCAGATGTCCCCGAAGGACACCAAGCGCCTGCTCGATGCCGTCAACGAGATCCAACCGGACGTTCCGGGTGATTCCAAGGGCATGATGCTCGAACGCACGTCCCGCGCCGAGGAAGCCGATCGCATCGGCTCGGTGCCGGTCCCGGGTTCGGCCAAAGGCATGCTCAAGTCCACCTTCGACATGGCGCTGGGCAAGAGCCCGGAGCTGCTGGTGGACAAGCTCGGCGAGCGTCTGGCCTTCGAGCGCAGCGGCGTGCGCATGTATGACGCCATGATCGCCAAGGCCAAGGGACTCGAAACCGCCCAATCGGACCTGGTCCAAGTGCTGCAGCACATCCGTGACGAAGAGTTCGAGCACATGAACATGGTCGCTGAAGCGATCGAAACCCTCGGTGCCGACCCGACTGCGCAAACGCCCTGTGCCGACATCGTCGGCGTCAAGTCCATGGGCGTGATGCAGGTGCTGACCGACCCGCGGACGAATGTTGCTCAGGGCATCAATGCCTTGCTGACGCTGGAGCTCGAAGACAACGCTGCCTGGGAGCTGCTGATCGAGCTGGCCGAGGCCGGTGGTCACCCACGCATCGCCAAGGGCTTCCATAAGGCCAAGGCGCAGGAAGACGACCATGTAGTGCAGATCAAATCGCTCCTGCGTAAGGACCTGCTCAGCCAGGTGCAATGA
- a CDS encoding alpha/beta hydrolase — MRRGAFHYLIVPGWHGSPEDHWQSHWQRTLPNSQRIEQADWLQPQRPDWVTELHRGIAAASAPVVLIAHSLGCPTVAHWVAQASPEALRCVEGVLLVAPADVERPGCPEPLRNFAPLPLVPLPFPSVLVGSDNDPAASADRARAMGEAWGSEVTVLSGVGHINVESGHHRWEEGLAFLHRLQTLISEQEQRRA, encoded by the coding sequence ATGCGGCGCGGAGCGTTCCACTATCTGATCGTCCCCGGCTGGCATGGCTCGCCTGAGGACCATTGGCAGAGCCACTGGCAGCGCACCCTGCCCAACAGTCAGCGCATTGAGCAGGCCGACTGGCTGCAGCCGCAACGTCCCGACTGGGTGACCGAACTGCATCGCGGAATCGCCGCGGCATCAGCGCCGGTGGTGCTGATCGCGCACAGCCTCGGCTGTCCCACCGTCGCGCACTGGGTGGCGCAGGCGTCGCCCGAGGCGTTGCGGTGCGTTGAGGGTGTGTTGCTGGTCGCGCCTGCGGATGTGGAGCGACCGGGGTGCCCTGAGCCACTGCGCAACTTCGCTCCGCTGCCCCTGGTGCCGCTGCCATTTCCCAGCGTGCTGGTGGGGTCCGACAACGATCCCGCCGCCAGTGCCGACCGGGCGCGTGCCATGGGTGAAGCCTGGGGCAGCGAAGTGACCGTGCTCAGTGGAGTGGGGCACATTAACGTGGAGTCTGGTCATCATCGCTGGGAGGAGGGGCTGGCCTTTCTCCATCGCCTGCAAACGCTGATCAGCGAGCAGGAACAACGGCGCGCCTGA
- a CDS encoding IS110 family transposase has product MPSVIGIDIAKRTFDIATQQPNGKYRTKAKLPNEVAGFEALQQWLLKHANAQAWIVMEATGAYHEALATWLHDKGYQVCVLNPAQVAYYARSQLQRVKTDKVDAKLIAEYGERHQSDLRAWQPEPPAVRRLKALVRRLEDLQEIQQMERNRLDLADASVQASIYSVLHHVERQIGETLRAIRDHIDDDPDLRNKRDLLTSIDGIGDRSAALLLAELGDPLRFASSRAITAYAGLNPRLQESGSYKGQTRISRTGSSRLRAGLYMPAVCSLTHNPAISALRERLSAKGKSGKQIVCAAMRKLLHIAYGVLKSGQRFDPQLALAR; this is encoded by the coding sequence ATGCCCAGCGTCATCGGCATCGATATCGCCAAACGCACGTTCGACATCGCCACCCAGCAGCCCAATGGCAAGTACCGCACCAAGGCCAAATTGCCTAACGAGGTGGCCGGTTTCGAAGCGCTCCAGCAGTGGCTGCTCAAGCACGCCAATGCCCAAGCCTGGATCGTGATGGAAGCGACCGGCGCTTACCATGAAGCGCTCGCGACCTGGCTTCACGATAAAGGCTATCAGGTCTGCGTGCTCAATCCTGCACAGGTCGCCTATTACGCTCGAAGCCAGCTCCAGCGCGTAAAGACCGACAAAGTCGACGCCAAACTCATCGCTGAGTATGGCGAGCGGCACCAGAGCGATCTGCGGGCCTGGCAGCCTGAGCCTCCCGCCGTCCGGCGCTTGAAAGCATTAGTGCGGCGCTTGGAGGATCTGCAGGAGATCCAACAAATGGAACGCAACCGCTTGGATCTGGCCGACGCTAGTGTGCAGGCTTCAATCTACTCAGTGCTGCACCATGTCGAGCGGCAGATCGGAGAGACGCTCCGTGCGATCCGAGACCACATCGATGATGACCCGGACCTGCGCAACAAACGCGACCTGCTGACCAGCATTGATGGCATCGGCGATCGTTCCGCAGCCCTGTTGCTGGCTGAGCTGGGCGATCCGTTACGCTTCGCCAGCTCACGCGCGATCACCGCTTATGCCGGGCTGAACCCCCGCCTTCAGGAGTCTGGCTCCTACAAAGGCCAGACGCGCATATCCCGCACAGGATCGTCTCGCTTGAGGGCTGGGCTCTACATGCCGGCGGTCTGCTCGCTCACACACAACCCGGCCATTAGTGCTCTACGCGAGCGTCTGAGTGCAAAAGGAAAATCCGGAAAACAAATCGTCTGTGCAGCGATGCGCAAGCTGCTGCACATCGCCTATGGGGTACTTAAATCGGGCCAGCGTTTCGACCCTCAACTGGCCCTTGCTCGGTAA
- a CDS encoding HAD family hydrolase, translating into MHHSTILFDLDGTLTDPREGITRSIQHALAKLGIDEPDLTKLEPFIGPPLLQAFMEFYGFDEARAWEAVGHYRERFKTVGLYENLLFDGVLEMLEHLRGQGRTLYVATSKPSVFAREIARHFAFDHHFKVIYGSELDGTRTNKVELIAHLITEERLDPEHTLMIGDRKHDLIGAHRNGLQAVGVGYGFGSHAELMAESPAYYYATLPALRAAFS; encoded by the coding sequence ATGCATCATTCGACCATCCTCTTCGACCTCGACGGCACCCTCACCGATCCGCGCGAGGGCATCACCCGCTCGATCCAGCATGCGCTGGCCAAGCTCGGCATCGACGAGCCGGATCTGACCAAGCTCGAGCCCTTCATCGGGCCGCCGCTGCTGCAAGCCTTCATGGAGTTCTATGGCTTCGACGAAGCGCGCGCCTGGGAAGCGGTGGGGCATTACCGCGAGCGGTTCAAGACGGTCGGCCTGTACGAGAACCTGCTATTCGACGGCGTATTGGAGATGCTCGAGCACCTGCGCGGTCAGGGTCGGACGCTCTATGTTGCGACCTCGAAACCCTCGGTGTTCGCCCGCGAGATCGCCCGGCATTTTGCCTTCGATCACCATTTCAAGGTCATCTACGGCAGTGAGCTGGACGGCACCCGCACAAACAAGGTCGAGCTGATTGCCCACCTGATCACCGAAGAAAGGCTCGATCCCGAACACACCTTGATGATCGGCGACCGCAAGCACGACCTGATCGGCGCACACCGCAACGGCTTGCAGGCGGTCGGCGTGGGCTACGGCTTTGGCAGCCACGCCGAGCTGATGGCCGAGTCCCCGGCCTACTACTACGCGACCCTGCCAGCGCTGCGGGCTGCGTTCAGCTGA
- a CDS encoding gamma carbonic anhydrase family protein, giving the protein MSIRTYQGHTPTLGERVFVDPSAVLIGDIEIGADSSVWPLTVIRGDMHRIRIGTRSSIQDGSVLHITHAGPFNPDGFPLTIGDEVTVGHKVTLHGCTLGSRILVGMGSIVMDGAVVEDEVIIGAGSLVPPGKTLQSGYLYVGSPAKQARPLTEKERSFFSYTAGNYVKLKDQHLEQAYAD; this is encoded by the coding sequence ATGAGCATCCGAACCTACCAGGGCCACACGCCCACCTTGGGCGAGCGTGTCTTCGTCGACCCCAGCGCGGTGCTTATCGGCGATATCGAGATCGGCGCGGACAGCTCGGTCTGGCCACTCACCGTGATCCGCGGCGATATGCACCGCATCCGCATCGGCACGCGTAGCAGCATCCAGGACGGCAGCGTCCTGCACATCACCCACGCCGGCCCCTTCAACCCGGACGGCTTCCCGCTGACCATCGGTGACGAGGTGACGGTCGGGCACAAGGTCACCCTGCATGGCTGCACGCTGGGCAGTCGCATCCTGGTGGGGATGGGGTCCATCGTGATGGATGGCGCGGTGGTCGAGGACGAGGTGATCATTGGCGCTGGCAGCCTGGTGCCGCCGGGCAAGACCCTGCAGAGCGGCTACCTCTACGTCGGCAGCCCGGCGAAACAAGCCCGCCCGCTGACCGAGAAGGAGCGCAGCTTTTTCAGCTATACCGCGGGTAACTACGTGAAGCTGAAGGATCAGCATCTGGAGCAGGCGTACGCTGACTGA